One genomic window of Vibrio mangrovi includes the following:
- a CDS encoding DUF2489 domain-containing protein, whose translation MNLTILVIVGSVIVVGLAIYAGYLLVKLKKQQALVIRHQELAIEKRNANIFENVNTLCMVGIQGQCDLSEISIRVYCIMDYVQGEQRIDFEKQFPAISELYHIVKDMPRGEARQVMPKKERMQQNLERTKAEGRLGDDIIRELTTLKDMIQPLNQQIQIQMV comes from the coding sequence CTGGTGATTGTCGGCAGCGTGATTGTTGTAGGGCTGGCTATTTATGCCGGATACCTGCTGGTGAAGCTGAAGAAGCAACAGGCATTGGTTATCAGACACCAGGAACTTGCCATTGAAAAAAGAAATGCGAATATCTTCGAGAATGTGAACACCTTGTGTATGGTTGGCATTCAGGGACAGTGTGATCTGTCGGAGATTAGTATTCGTGTTTACTGCATTATGGATTATGTTCAGGGTGAGCAGCGGATTGATTTTGAAAAGCAATTCCCGGCAATCTCGGAGCTTTATCACATTGTAAAAGATATGCCTCGTGGGGAAGCGCGTCAGGTGATGCCAAAGAAAGAAAGGATGCAGCAAAATCTGGAACGGACTAAGGCAGAAGGCCGGCTGGGTGATGACATTATCCGCGAACTGACAACACTGAAGGATATGATTCAGCCGCTGAATCAGCAGATTCAGATTCAAATGGTATAA